From the genome of Pseudomonas bubulae:
CCACCGACGCCGTGGCCCTTGCCAGGCTGGGAGCCATTCACCCAGATGGTGTGCAAACGGCGGGTAACAGTTGCGCAGTGGTGGATGGCGCCGCTGCCGCGCTGGTCGCCCGTGCATCGGCGGGGCAGCCGGCCCTGGCAAATTTGCTGGCGACGGCGGTGGTCGGTGTTGCGCCACAACGGATGGGTATCGGCCCGGTACCTGCGATCCAGTTGCTGCTCAAGCGCAGCGGTTTGGCGCTGGACGCGATTGATCTGTTTGAAATCAACGAGGCGCAGGGCGCACAGATTCTGGCAGTGGCACAGGCACTGGAACTGGACCGGCAAAAACTCAACTGCCGTGGCGGCTCCATTGCTCTGGGGCATCCCCTGGCTGCCACCGGCCTGCGCCTGGTGCTGACCCTGGCGCGGCAGCTGCGCGAGCAGAATCTGCGTTATGGCATTGCCGCTGCGTGTGTCGGGGGTGGGCAGGGCATGGCGGTACTGATCGAGAATCCGCATTTTTCCAAGATTTGAGGTTTTCCCATGTGGCAATACCAGGCACCGCTGCGCGACATGCAATTTGTCATTGAACACTGGCTCGAGGCCCCGCAGGCCTGGGCACAAACAGAGCGATTCCAGGATCTCGATCTGGCGCTGGCCCGCCAGGTGCTTGAAGAAGCCGGGCGGTTCAGCTCCCAGATGCTTGCGCCGATCAACAGCAGTGGCGACCGCCAGGGGTGCAGCTTCGAAGCTGGCCGGGTGACAACGCCAGCTGGCTTTGTCGAGGCGTATGTTGCCTACACCGAAGGCGGGTGGTCAGCCCTGGCGTGCGATGAGGCCTACGGCGGTCAGGGCTTGCCACAGCTACTCGACGCGGCGCTGCAGGAGATGCTCTATGCCAGCAACCATGGCTGGGCCATGTACACCGGCATCGCCCACGGTGCCTATCTGTGCCTCAAGGCCCATGCTCCGCAGTGGATCAAGGCGCGTTATTTGCCGCAGATTGTCAGCGGTGAAGTCTTGCCCACCATGTGCCTGACCGAACCGCAGGCAGGCAGCGACGTCGGCCTGCTGCGCTGTCGTGCCGAACCGCAAGACGACGGCAGTTATCGGGTAAGCGGCAGCAAGCTGTTTATCTCTGGTGGCGATCATGACCTGAGCGCAAATATCCTGCATCTGGTGCTGGCACGATTGCCCGGTGCGCCTGCTGGCAGTCGGGGCATTTCGCTGTTTCTGGTGCCCAAGCTGCTGGACCACCATCAGGTCAACAGCGTGCGTTGCGACGGTATCGAACACAAGATGGGGATCAAGGGCAGCGCGACCTGTTCGCTGGTGTTCGAGCAGGCACAAGGCTGGCTGATTGGTGAGGCCAACCGAGGCTTGGCGGCGATGTTCGTGATGATGAACTCGGCGCGGCTGCATGTGGGGCTGCAGGGGTTGGGGCACGCCGAAGCGGCGTGGCAGA
Proteins encoded in this window:
- a CDS encoding acyl-CoA dehydrogenase — its product is MWQYQAPLRDMQFVIEHWLEAPQAWAQTERFQDLDLALARQVLEEAGRFSSQMLAPINSSGDRQGCSFEAGRVTTPAGFVEAYVAYTEGGWSALACDEAYGGQGLPQLLDAALQEMLYASNHGWAMYTGIAHGAYLCLKAHAPQWIKARYLPQIVSGEVLPTMCLTEPQAGSDVGLLRCRAEPQDDGSYRVSGSKLFISGGDHDLSANILHLVLARLPGAPAGSRGISLFLVPKLLDHHQVNSVRCDGIEHKMGIKGSATCSLVFEQAQGWLIGEANRGLAAMFVMMNSARLHVGLQGLGHAEAAWQNARDYALERKQMRAPVRPAGISADAADPIHFHPAMRRTLLELRACTEGMRAVGYWVAHLLDEAEHQGSQADRQHALQLAEMLTPVIKAFFTDQGFRQASNALQVFGGYGYVSEFAIEQTLRDSRIAMIYEGSNEIQANDLLLRKVLGDDGRAFAALLAVMRQESALALDASECAGFAAELERLCDKLEAVVAAVRERAGEDVEYPYRVAGDFLRLCGVALLGFAWVRGARVSRLLPDSDPVRASKLQTAQFFFAYVLPEADYRIASIRGAMARLAFVE